A window from Cyprinus carpio isolate SPL01 chromosome A11, ASM1834038v1, whole genome shotgun sequence encodes these proteins:
- the LOC109063656 gene encoding transmembrane and coiled-coil domains protein 1-like isoform X1 — MDQGGSEQPGAEEPDSGGRAEREASRRVSEPDHGLSKITHNALENMGALGHGLKHFFQPQRRRSSVSPHDFASSSTGPIPEPPEAGPELGEVPAVMVAAPNSEPHTSAPPAALSRVLQQIRGPPMMKRGTSLQSRRSKAGGGGEAPQKGSPQIHRRSTQETLLQVGRPRSSSTTDTPSSPAFSDMLLTSGYHSTEEADRQDRLEVLGPAVSPNALSTSSDGGQYGVDSVDGTPDPQRTKQAIAQLQQKILKLTEQIKIEQTARDDNVAEYLKLANNADKQQSARIKQVFEKKNQKSAQTIQQLQRKLEHYHRKLREVEHNGIPRQPKDVLRDMHQGLKDVGAKVTGGLSSISQATHSAAGAVVSKPREFASLIRNKFGSADNISALKDSLDEQQGDEPVTSAGTAGTRTLGPGQLQSSPKYGSEDDCSSATSGSAGANSTTGAPGGPPSSKGNTLDHAQSSGFDALLHEIQELKDNQSRLEESFENLKSHYQRDYTEIMQALQEERYRCERLEEQLNDLTELHQNEILNLKQELASMEEKIAYQSYERARDIQEALEACQTRISKMELQQQQQQVVQLEGLENATARTLLGKLINVLLAVMAVLLVFVSTVANCVVPLMKTRSRTLSTLLLVIILAFLWRNWEAMSQYLDRFLLHPR; from the exons ATGGACCAGGGTGGTAGCGAGCAGCCTGGAGCGGAGGAGCCAGACTCTGGGGGTCGAGCAGAGCGGGAGGCGAGCAGGAGGGTGTCCGAGCCTGATCATGGTCTGTCAAAAATTACTCACAATGCCTTGGAGAACATGGGCGCACTGGGCCACGGCCTGAAGCACTTCTTCCAACCTCAGCGCAGACGCTCGTCCGTCTCGCCGCACGACTTCGCCTCTTCCTCCACAGGCCCCATCCCTGAGCCCCCAGAAGCTGGGCCAGAGTTGGGGGAAGTGCCTGCCGTGATGGTTGCAGCCCCTAACTCTGAACCCCACACTTCCGCTCCCCCTGCAGCTTTGAGCCGCGTGCTGCAGCAAATTCGAGGCCCCCCCATGATGAAGAGAGGGACCAGCCTGCAGAGCCGCCGCAGCAAGGCAGGGGGGGGAGGGGAGGCCCCCCAGAAAGGCAGCCCCCAGATCCACAGGCGCAGTACTCAGGAGACCTTGCTGCAGGTGGGACGGCCACGCTCCTCCTCCACCACTGATACGCCCAGCAGCCCAGCTTTTTCGGACATGTTGCTGACCTCTGGGTACCACTCCACTGAGGAGGCTGATCGG CAAGATCGTTTGGAGGTGTTGGGCCCTGCCGTGTCTCCCAATGCTCTGTCAACCAGTTCAGACGGCGGTCAGTACGGTGTGGATTCAGTGGATGGAACTCCAGACCCTCAGCGCACCAAGCAGGCCATCGCTCAGCTGCAGCAGAAGATCCTCAAACTCACAGAGCAGATCAAAATCGAACAAACGGCAAGAGATGACAATGTAGCCGAGTACCTGAAGCTGGCCAACAATGCAGACAAACAGCAGAGCGCTCGCATCAAGCAAGTGTTTGAGAAGAAAAACCAGAAGTCTGCGCAGACCATCCAGCAGCTGCAGAGGAAGCTAGAGCATTACCACCGCAAGCTCAGAGAGGTGGAGCACAACGGAATACCACGGCAACCCAAAGATGTCCTGCGAGACATGCACCAGGGTCTGAAGGATGTGGGTGCCAAG GTTACTGGTGGACTCTCAAGTATCTCTCAAGCAACTCACTCTGCCGCAGGAGCAGTTGTGTCCAAACCTCGTGAGTTTGCCTCTCTCATCCGCAACAAGTTTGGAAGTGCAGACAACATCTCTGCCCTAAAAGACTCTCTGGATGAACAACAAGGAGACGAGCCTGTAACAAGTGCAGGGACAGCAGGCACTAGGACCCTAGGACCTGGGCAGCTGCAGTCCAGCCCAAAGTATGGCAGTGAGGACGACTGCTCCAGCGCTACGTCAGGGTCAGCAGGAGCAAATAGCACCACGGGGGCTCCTGGAGGCCCTCCGAGCTCAAAGGGTAATACACTGGATCATGCCCAGAGCTCTGGCTTTGATGCACTGCTGCATGAGATCCAGGAACTGAAGGACAACCAGAGTCGACTAGAAGAATCGTTTGAAAACCTTAAGAGCCACTATCAGAGAGACTACACAGAAATCATGCAGGCCCTGCAAGAGGAGAGATACAG GTGTGAACGTCTAGAGGAGCAGTTGAATGATTTAACAGAGCTGCATCAAAATGAGATTCTCAACTTGAAGCAGGAGCTGGCCAGCATGGAGGAGAAAATTGCTTACCAGTCTTATGAACGAGCCAGAGACATACAG GAGGCGCTGGAGGCCTGTCAAACACGCATCTCTAAGATGGAGCttcaacagcagcaacaacaagtGGTTCAGTTGGAAGGTTTGGAAAACGCCACAGCACGCACTTTACTCGGCAAACTCATCAACGTGCTGCTGGCCGTAATGGCGGTACTTCTAGTGTTCGTCTCAACGGTCGCAAACTGTGTAGTTCCGCTGATGAAAACGCGTAGTCGTACGCTTTCCACATTGCTCCTTGTTATAATCTTGGCTTTTCTGTGGCGGAATTGGGAAGCCATGTCGCAGTACCTGGACCGGTTTCTGCTGCACCCCAGATGA
- the LOC109063656 gene encoding transmembrane and coiled-coil domains protein 1-like isoform X3, translating into MDCTESEPPLMQDRLEVLGPAVSPNALSTSSDGGQYGVDSVDGTPDPQRTKQAIAQLQQKILKLTEQIKIEQTARDDNVAEYLKLANNADKQQSARIKQVFEKKNQKSAQTIQQLQRKLEHYHRKLREVEHNGIPRQPKDVLRDMHQGLKDVGAKVTGGLSSISQATHSAAGAVVSKPREFASLIRNKFGSADNISALKDSLDEQQGDEPVTSAGTAGTRTLGPGQLQSSPKYGSEDDCSSATSGSAGANSTTGAPGGPPSSKGNTLDHAQSSGFDALLHEIQELKDNQSRLEESFENLKSHYQRDYTEIMQALQEERYRCERLEEQLNDLTELHQNEILNLKQELASMEEKIAYQSYERARDIQEALEACQTRISKMELQQQQQQVVQLEGLENATARTLLGKLINVLLAVMAVLLVFVSTVANCVVPLMKTRSRTLSTLLLVIILAFLWRNWEAMSQYLDRFLLHPR; encoded by the exons ATGGACTGCACTGAAAGTGAACCACCATTAAtg CAAGATCGTTTGGAGGTGTTGGGCCCTGCCGTGTCTCCCAATGCTCTGTCAACCAGTTCAGACGGCGGTCAGTACGGTGTGGATTCAGTGGATGGAACTCCAGACCCTCAGCGCACCAAGCAGGCCATCGCTCAGCTGCAGCAGAAGATCCTCAAACTCACAGAGCAGATCAAAATCGAACAAACGGCAAGAGATGACAATGTAGCCGAGTACCTGAAGCTGGCCAACAATGCAGACAAACAGCAGAGCGCTCGCATCAAGCAAGTGTTTGAGAAGAAAAACCAGAAGTCTGCGCAGACCATCCAGCAGCTGCAGAGGAAGCTAGAGCATTACCACCGCAAGCTCAGAGAGGTGGAGCACAACGGAATACCACGGCAACCCAAAGATGTCCTGCGAGACATGCACCAGGGTCTGAAGGATGTGGGTGCCAAG GTTACTGGTGGACTCTCAAGTATCTCTCAAGCAACTCACTCTGCCGCAGGAGCAGTTGTGTCCAAACCTCGTGAGTTTGCCTCTCTCATCCGCAACAAGTTTGGAAGTGCAGACAACATCTCTGCCCTAAAAGACTCTCTGGATGAACAACAAGGAGACGAGCCTGTAACAAGTGCAGGGACAGCAGGCACTAGGACCCTAGGACCTGGGCAGCTGCAGTCCAGCCCAAAGTATGGCAGTGAGGACGACTGCTCCAGCGCTACGTCAGGGTCAGCAGGAGCAAATAGCACCACGGGGGCTCCTGGAGGCCCTCCGAGCTCAAAGGGTAATACACTGGATCATGCCCAGAGCTCTGGCTTTGATGCACTGCTGCATGAGATCCAGGAACTGAAGGACAACCAGAGTCGACTAGAAGAATCGTTTGAAAACCTTAAGAGCCACTATCAGAGAGACTACACAGAAATCATGCAGGCCCTGCAAGAGGAGAGATACAG GTGTGAACGTCTAGAGGAGCAGTTGAATGATTTAACAGAGCTGCATCAAAATGAGATTCTCAACTTGAAGCAGGAGCTGGCCAGCATGGAGGAGAAAATTGCTTACCAGTCTTATGAACGAGCCAGAGACATACAG GAGGCGCTGGAGGCCTGTCAAACACGCATCTCTAAGATGGAGCttcaacagcagcaacaacaagtGGTTCAGTTGGAAGGTTTGGAAAACGCCACAGCACGCACTTTACTCGGCAAACTCATCAACGTGCTGCTGGCCGTAATGGCGGTACTTCTAGTGTTCGTCTCAACGGTCGCAAACTGTGTAGTTCCGCTGATGAAAACGCGTAGTCGTACGCTTTCCACATTGCTCCTTGTTATAATCTTGGCTTTTCTGTGGCGGAATTGGGAAGCCATGTCGCAGTACCTGGACCGGTTTCTGCTGCACCCCAGATGA
- the LOC109063658 gene encoding uncharacterized protein LOC109063658 — translation MVKRCVLGCYPHKTLFPFPKLPWLRARWLEFLHFEEGGISESSRLCAKHFARECFTNLQQYEMGFADFLSLMDMAIPTIYTVGPEPSVKPMTREVGCQCNAPVLKSVAVQAVRTQKKPKRRSKAIQVRPLVSHCASVSCSDEDFPVKSESSFTLTPIKRPHMEDSPEGSPYSSEEPTDDIHMPNRIKKDDIKLEPCESSYIVVTI, via the exons ATGGTGAAAAGGTGCGTTCTGGGTTGTTATCCGCACAAAACATTGTTCCCTTTTCCCAAACTACCGTGGTTGCGAGCCCGCTGGCTCGAATTTTTGCATTTTGAGGAAGGAGGAATATCGGAGAGCTCGCGTTTGTGTGCGAAGCATTTTGCCCGAGAATGCTTCACAAATTTACAGCAATATGAAATGGGCTTCGCTGACTTTCTTAGTCTGATGGACATGGCTATCCCGACGATATACACCGTTGGTCCGGAACCGAGTGTGAAG CCAATGACACGAGAGGTAGGCTGCCAATGTAATGCTCCGGTTCTGAAGAGTGTGGCAGTCCAAGCAGTACGCACCCAAAAAAAGCCAAAACGGAGAAGTAAAG CCATTCAAGTGAGACCTCTTGTGAGTCATTGTGCTAGTGTGTCCTGCTCCGATGAGGATTTTCCCGTCAAATCTGAATCTTCATTTACATTAACACCAATTAAAAGGCCACACATGGAGGATTCCCCAGAGGGGTCGCCATACAGCTCAGAAGAACCAACAGATGACATCCACATGcctaatagaataaaaaaagatgacATAAA GCTTGAGCCCTGTGAGTCTTCGTACATCGTCGTCACCATCTGA
- the LOC109063656 gene encoding transmembrane and coiled-coil domains protein 1-like isoform X2, with translation MMKRGTSLQSRRSKAGGGGEAPQKGSPQIHRRSTQETLLQVGRPRSSSTTDTPSSPAFSDMLLTSGYHSTEEADRQDRLEVLGPAVSPNALSTSSDGGQYGVDSVDGTPDPQRTKQAIAQLQQKILKLTEQIKIEQTARDDNVAEYLKLANNADKQQSARIKQVFEKKNQKSAQTIQQLQRKLEHYHRKLREVEHNGIPRQPKDVLRDMHQGLKDVGAKVTGGLSSISQATHSAAGAVVSKPREFASLIRNKFGSADNISALKDSLDEQQGDEPVTSAGTAGTRTLGPGQLQSSPKYGSEDDCSSATSGSAGANSTTGAPGGPPSSKGNTLDHAQSSGFDALLHEIQELKDNQSRLEESFENLKSHYQRDYTEIMQALQEERYRCERLEEQLNDLTELHQNEILNLKQELASMEEKIAYQSYERARDIQEALEACQTRISKMELQQQQQQVVQLEGLENATARTLLGKLINVLLAVMAVLLVFVSTVANCVVPLMKTRSRTLSTLLLVIILAFLWRNWEAMSQYLDRFLLHPR, from the exons ATGATGAAGAGAGGGACCAGCCTGCAGAGCCGCCGCAGCAAGGCAGGGGGGGGAGGGGAGGCCCCCCAGAAAGGCAGCCCCCAGATCCACAGGCGCAGTACTCAGGAGACCTTGCTGCAGGTGGGACGGCCACGCTCCTCCTCCACCACTGATACGCCCAGCAGCCCAGCTTTTTCGGACATGTTGCTGACCTCTGGGTACCACTCCACTGAGGAGGCTGATCGG CAAGATCGTTTGGAGGTGTTGGGCCCTGCCGTGTCTCCCAATGCTCTGTCAACCAGTTCAGACGGCGGTCAGTACGGTGTGGATTCAGTGGATGGAACTCCAGACCCTCAGCGCACCAAGCAGGCCATCGCTCAGCTGCAGCAGAAGATCCTCAAACTCACAGAGCAGATCAAAATCGAACAAACGGCAAGAGATGACAATGTAGCCGAGTACCTGAAGCTGGCCAACAATGCAGACAAACAGCAGAGCGCTCGCATCAAGCAAGTGTTTGAGAAGAAAAACCAGAAGTCTGCGCAGACCATCCAGCAGCTGCAGAGGAAGCTAGAGCATTACCACCGCAAGCTCAGAGAGGTGGAGCACAACGGAATACCACGGCAACCCAAAGATGTCCTGCGAGACATGCACCAGGGTCTGAAGGATGTGGGTGCCAAG GTTACTGGTGGACTCTCAAGTATCTCTCAAGCAACTCACTCTGCCGCAGGAGCAGTTGTGTCCAAACCTCGTGAGTTTGCCTCTCTCATCCGCAACAAGTTTGGAAGTGCAGACAACATCTCTGCCCTAAAAGACTCTCTGGATGAACAACAAGGAGACGAGCCTGTAACAAGTGCAGGGACAGCAGGCACTAGGACCCTAGGACCTGGGCAGCTGCAGTCCAGCCCAAAGTATGGCAGTGAGGACGACTGCTCCAGCGCTACGTCAGGGTCAGCAGGAGCAAATAGCACCACGGGGGCTCCTGGAGGCCCTCCGAGCTCAAAGGGTAATACACTGGATCATGCCCAGAGCTCTGGCTTTGATGCACTGCTGCATGAGATCCAGGAACTGAAGGACAACCAGAGTCGACTAGAAGAATCGTTTGAAAACCTTAAGAGCCACTATCAGAGAGACTACACAGAAATCATGCAGGCCCTGCAAGAGGAGAGATACAG GTGTGAACGTCTAGAGGAGCAGTTGAATGATTTAACAGAGCTGCATCAAAATGAGATTCTCAACTTGAAGCAGGAGCTGGCCAGCATGGAGGAGAAAATTGCTTACCAGTCTTATGAACGAGCCAGAGACATACAG GAGGCGCTGGAGGCCTGTCAAACACGCATCTCTAAGATGGAGCttcaacagcagcaacaacaagtGGTTCAGTTGGAAGGTTTGGAAAACGCCACAGCACGCACTTTACTCGGCAAACTCATCAACGTGCTGCTGGCCGTAATGGCGGTACTTCTAGTGTTCGTCTCAACGGTCGCAAACTGTGTAGTTCCGCTGATGAAAACGCGTAGTCGTACGCTTTCCACATTGCTCCTTGTTATAATCTTGGCTTTTCTGTGGCGGAATTGGGAAGCCATGTCGCAGTACCTGGACCGGTTTCTGCTGCACCCCAGATGA
- the LOC122134063 gene encoding musculoskeletal embryonic nuclear protein 1-like encodes MSQPEVKKKKRPVVKEEDLKGARSKLGLKGEVKSKTYEVMVECERMGKVAPSVFSGVRSGSETVLEKPKPPSGSVFGK; translated from the exons ATGTCTCAG CCAGAGGTTAAGAAGAAGAAGAGGCCAGTTGTGAAGGAGGAGGACCTGAAAGGAGCCCGCAGTAAACTGGGGCTAAAGGGAGAGGTCAAGAGCAAAACATATGAGGTCATGGTTGAGTGTG AGCGCATGGGGAAGGTGGCGCCGTCTGTTTTCAGTGGAGTACGATCTGGAAGCGAGACAGTGCTCGAGAAACCCAAGCCTCCATCAGGAAGCGTGTTTGGCAAATGA